The sequence below is a genomic window from Dehalococcoidia bacterium.
CCGCTCCGGTGCCGCCGTAGCTGCCGTCGAAGTGTATGATGTGGGCACCGGCGTAATAGCTGCCGACGGCCACCATGTCCGCATCGCTGGGCGTGGATACCTTAATGGAGACAAGGGCGCGGGGGTTGATTTCCTTAATCCAATCCACGTGTTTTTTGTGGTCTTCCACCGAATAGACGCTATGGAAAGGGAAAGGCGAGAAAAGAGAACTGCCCACCACCGTCTCGCGGATGGCGGCTACTTCAGGGGTCACTTTATCCCCTAAGAGGTGCCCGCCGAGTCCCGGCTTGGCGCCCTGGGCATATTTGAACTCTACTACCGGGGCGTTCTGAATGGTTTCCTCGCGCACGCCGAAAAGTCCGGTGGCTACCTGGGTAACCACATGCTCGGCATACGGCAAAAACTCCGGCGGATATCCGCCCTCGCCGGTGCAGGTCATGGTGTTCAGGCGTGTAGCTGCCCGCGCCCGGCCCACTATCACCGGCAGAGCCGTCGAACCGAAGGACATGCCTCCGCCGTAGCATGGCAGCGACAACACCTTCTGCGGACGGCCGTCACCGCGGCGGTTGAGGTTCAGGCTGGTATCGATGTCCTCATCGTTGATGTCGAGATAATCCGCCGCATCGGGAATACGGAAACGCATTTTGTCGAAACCGCCGCCTGATGAACCCAGTGAATATTCCAGGTCCACTCGGGGAAGCTCGCCGGTCTCGGCCATGTGCCAGTGCCCGATGAGCATCTCCGGAGTCCAGCGGTAGTCGCCCAGTGCCTGCAGCGTCGGGTTCAAGTTCACGCTGAGCGCCTGGTTGGGGCAGCGCTTCACGCAGTAAAAATCGTTACCGGCGCAAGCGGTTCCGATACACAGATGCGAGCGCGGCGGCAGGGGCCTGGAGTAGCCCTCAGGTTTGATATGCACGCCATAGGGGCAGAGCTCGGCGCACAGGCCGCAAGCGGCGCAGCGCGAGTTGCGTTTAACTAAATACTTGCCGATGGGGTTGCGGAAGCGCGAAGGAGTGTTCACGGATTCAGGCAATATATTTTTAGTTTTGATGGTATTCATATAATCACCCGCATGGTACTTTTCTCTGCCCGAAGATGGGCGCGAAGCTCTCTCTTTCGAGGTCTTCCAGGAACAGGGCGCGCCCCACCTCGCCGCGCAGGCGGCGCACCTCGCGGATGCCGCAGGCTCCCATAACCTCCAGAAGCTGGTTATGCCAGGCGCCGATAAGATTGACGATGCGTTGTACCCCCCAGGCGACATAGATGTCCCCGATGTCCACCGGGCAGGATTCGCCTCGCTTGCAGCGCCCGCACAGACGGCATTCAAGGGCGATGAGCATGGGAATGTCCACCACCACCCCGTCGGCCCCGCAGATGACAGCCTTGGCCATATGCTCGGCCATGGCGATGCCGCCGGAGAAGAGAAGATTGACTGTAGGACGCACCTTGCCATCCACCAGCTTGCGGTGGATCTCGCGTATCATATCGCGCAGGGTGCGCGGGTTGGAAGAACCTGTTTCGCGGCCGTTGTCTTCGGCATAAAAATGCAGCACGTCCACGCCGGTGCCCGTTAGTTCGAGAGCGCGCGAGGCCGCCGAGGCGTCAAGCGGCAGGCCGACCGAGATGAGCAATCCGGGTTTGAAACCGCGCAGCGTGGCAAATTCGCGCTCTATTCCGGATGAGTCGACCATCTCGACCATCCGGCTCTTGCAGATTATGTCAACATATTCCTTATAATTAGCCGCGTCCAGCCTGGGCACCATGGTGCCGTCAAACCCGGTGAAAGATGAGGAATAATCTTTCGCATCGATGAGCATCAAAGTATGCAGCTTTTGCGCCGCCCCGGCCATGGCCAGCAGCTCCTTCTGGCTCAGCACGCCGAAAGCGGGCGGCTGCAAGATCACAGGGAGAGGGATTTCCACGATTTCGGGAAGTGATACTGGTAAATTCCCTTCCTTATCGAAGATGAGCCTCATCGGCTTGCGTGAAAGCTCTATGGAGGTGCTGATATACTCGCGCCCGTGGATGCCATCACGCGTGGGGCGCACGATTTCGGACATATCGGTCCACATGGCATCGAAACCCGCGCCACTGAACAGCCCACGGTAACCCGCGCCGGAAACTGGAATTCTTCCGGTGTGGGCCTGGAACCAGGTCTGGTTGATGATTTCGGGCTGCCAGTACTCGTCGCCCATGAGCGTGTATTCCGGATTGATGACGGGTGAAAAAATACCCTTGGTGCATTCTTGCACGCAGCGGAAACAGCTCTGGCATATATAG
It includes:
- a CDS encoding FMN-binding glutamate synthase family protein produces the protein MNTIKTKNILPESVNTPSRFRNPIGKYLVKRNSRCAACGLCAELCPYGVHIKPEGYSRPLPPRSHLCIGTACAGNDFYCVKRCPNQALSVNLNPTLQALGDYRWTPEMLIGHWHMAETGELPRVDLEYSLGSSGGGFDKMRFRIPDAADYLDINDEDIDTSLNLNRRGDGRPQKVLSLPCYGGGMSFGSTALPVIVGRARAATRLNTMTCTGEGGYPPEFLPYAEHVVTQVATGLFGVREETIQNAPVVEFKYAQGAKPGLGGHLLGDKVTPEVAAIRETVVGSSLFSPFPFHSVYSVEDHKKHVDWIKEINPRALVSIKVSTPSDADMVAVGSYYAGAHIIHFDGSYGGTGAAPDIAKKNIAMPIEYAIPRIHRFLKEEGIRDQVCLMASGGIRNAMDAAKAIALGADGVVIGTADLVALDCIRCGKCESGRGCARGIASTDPELGYMINEEYAEQRIVNMYLAWRKQWCQLLRQYGLRSMKELVGRSDLLVNMDYLDEAERSKYPEAPKNKLVI